Part of the Candidatus Nanopelagicales bacterium genome is shown below.
CTCGCAGTCGTGCCAATGTTCGCGGCTGTGTTCGGCACGATTTGGACCACGGCGATTATTTCGCTGATCACTGTGTTGTCTGCCTGGGCTTTCGGGCACTTTGCCAGTGATGGAAATGTTCAAGCTCAGACTGTTCGATTGATCATCATCTCGATTGTCGGACTCCTCGCAATCTACGCAGTGCGCCTGCGCATGATCAGGGAAAAGGCCTTGGTCGCAGCTCTCCAGGAAGCCGCGTTCGCATCTCAGATGCGCGAGTTAGCTGACACGGATCAGCTCACGGAGTTGCTGAATCGTCGAGGTCTGTTGTCTCGATTAGAACGTGAGTCCGCACGAGATAGAACCTTGATCATTATTGATCTCGATAATCTCAAAAAAGTGAATGATGAGCATGGCCATTTAGTTGGCGACAGTTACATCAAAGCTATTGCCGGGCGTTTAGCTGGATCCATTAGCAAGACTGATTTTGTTGGTCGTTGGGGTGGCGACGAATTTCTCGTAGTAGTCAATGCCGCCGCCGACGAAGCAGAGCGCATCATGGCGCGACTACAAAATGTCGTGACAAGAGCGGACATCACCACTGATTCGCTCAAGATTCCGGCTTCCTTTTCGGCAGGGGCTGCGCTCTGGAATCCTGGCGAGTCCATTGATGATGCATTGCGCCGTGCAGATGCGGCTCTGTATTCAGCAAAATCCCAAGGACGCAACACGGTGGTCTTCGCCAATTCGCTGTAAGCGATCCTTTCGAGAATTCCTTGTGAATGTGTAGCGCAAATGCGGTGGGGACCGTACGGTCAGCAGGTGACCAATTTCGCCCCATCTGTCCCGGCTGACTTCCCTCGCACCTTAAGCGCACTTGTGGCCA
Proteins encoded:
- a CDS encoding GGDEF domain-containing protein; the protein is MSKSTTNFMLSIVAPLVFIAIILTADTIEGPKTAYVGVLAVVPMFAAVFGTIWTTAIISLITVLSAWAFGHFASDGNVQAQTVRLIIISIVGLLAIYAVRLRMIREKALVAALQEAAFASQMRELADTDQLTELLNRRGLLSRLERESARDRTLIIIDLDNLKKVNDEHGHLVGDSYIKAIAGRLAGSISKTDFVGRWGGDEFLVVVNAAADEAERIMARLQNVVTRADITTDSLKIPASFSAGAALWNPGESIDDALRRADAALYSAKSQGRNTVVFANSL